One window of the Coriobacteriia bacterium genome contains the following:
- a CDS encoding glycosyltransferase family 2 protein, protein MHSVVVPVFNEAESVDAFHARCTAALADLQGDDYEIVFVDDGSRDATWDLLQRIAQDDSHVRLVRLSRNFGQPIATTAGYDFSRGDTVTTIDGDLQDPPELIVEMVRRWREGAEIVYAARRKRDGETAFKKASSVAYTRLLRRMTDVDIPVDVGDFRLLSRKAVDALGQMPEQSRYLRGMVAWLGFRSEIVGFDREPRLTGTTKYPLGKMMKLAADGVLSFSVRPLRIATWLGVVTSAAAFIGVATIIVFRFTGIITTVRGWSSIVVLVLMLFGIQLLTIGALGEYMGRIYTEVRRRPLYLVAETSERVPSASGRLA, encoded by the coding sequence CTGCATTCCGTCGTCGTCCCCGTGTTCAACGAAGCCGAGTCCGTCGATGCGTTCCACGCACGGTGCACCGCTGCGCTCGCGGACCTTCAGGGCGACGACTACGAGATCGTCTTCGTTGACGATGGCAGTCGAGACGCGACCTGGGACCTCCTCCAGCGCATCGCGCAGGACGACTCTCACGTACGCCTCGTGCGGCTGAGTCGCAACTTCGGTCAACCGATCGCGACCACGGCGGGATACGACTTCTCTCGCGGTGACACCGTGACAACCATCGACGGCGATCTTCAAGATCCCCCCGAGCTCATCGTCGAGATGGTCCGGCGATGGCGGGAGGGTGCGGAGATCGTGTACGCCGCACGGCGAAAGCGCGACGGTGAGACCGCATTCAAGAAGGCGTCGTCAGTGGCGTACACGCGCCTGCTTCGCCGGATGACCGATGTCGACATCCCCGTCGATGTGGGCGACTTTCGTTTGCTGAGCCGAAAGGCGGTCGACGCCCTGGGTCAGATGCCCGAGCAGAGCCGCTACCTGCGTGGCATGGTCGCGTGGCTCGGCTTTCGGAGTGAGATCGTCGGGTTCGATCGCGAGCCGCGGCTGACCGGAACCACGAAGTATCCGCTCGGCAAGATGATGAAGCTGGCCGCCGATGGCGTGCTGTCCTTCTCGGTCAGGCCGCTGCGCATCGCGACCTGGCTCGGGGTGGTGACTTCGGCCGCCGCGTTCATCGGCGTTGCGACGATCATCGTCTTTCGCTTCACCGGCATCATCACCACGGTGCGCGGCTGGAGCTCGATCGTCGTGCTGGTGCTCATGCTGTTCGGCATTCAGCTGCTGACGATCGGGGCGCTCGGCGAGTATATGGGGCGCATCTACACAGAGGTGCGCCGTCGCCCGCTCTATCTCGTCGCCGAGACGAGC
- a CDS encoding GuaB3 family IMP dehydrogenase-related protein, with amino-acid sequence MEIEIGRGKTARRAYGFDDIAIVPSRRTRDPRDVDISWTFTFKDREYNFPLPILASAMDGVVDPAFAITMGKLGGLAVLNLEGIQTRYEDPAPLLDQIASFNKEEATAKMQELYKEPIKEELITKRIREIKDGGVMAAASLTPQNCERYLQAALDGGLDILIIQGTVVSAEHVSSYDKPLDLNAFVESLDIPCIIGGCCSYQGALHLMRSGAVGVLVGVGPGHACTSRRVLGIGVPQATAIADAAAARTRFLEETGKYCHIIADGGMRTGGDLAKAIAVGADAIMIGSPLASASEAPGRGFHWGMATFHPDLPRGTRVQAGIRGTLEEILLGPAHQNDGTLNLLGGLRTSMATTGYENLKTFQKAEVMVAPSLQTEGKVLQNTQGVGMGR; translated from the coding sequence ATGGAGATCGAGATCGGACGCGGCAAGACGGCACGACGTGCCTACGGATTCGATGACATCGCGATCGTCCCGTCTCGGCGTACGCGCGATCCGCGCGACGTCGACATCTCTTGGACGTTCACGTTCAAGGATCGCGAGTACAACTTCCCGCTTCCGATCCTCGCTTCGGCGATGGACGGCGTCGTTGATCCCGCGTTCGCCATCACCATGGGCAAGCTCGGCGGTCTCGCCGTCCTGAACCTCGAGGGCATCCAGACCCGCTACGAGGACCCCGCTCCGCTGCTTGACCAGATCGCCTCCTTCAACAAGGAAGAGGCGACCGCCAAGATGCAGGAGCTGTACAAGGAGCCGATCAAGGAAGAGCTCATCACCAAGCGGATCCGCGAGATCAAGGACGGCGGCGTCATGGCTGCCGCCTCGCTCACCCCGCAGAACTGCGAGCGCTACCTGCAGGCCGCCCTCGACGGCGGACTCGACATCCTCATCATCCAGGGCACGGTCGTCTCGGCGGAGCACGTCAGCAGCTACGACAAGCCGCTCGACCTCAACGCGTTCGTCGAGAGCCTCGACATTCCGTGCATCATCGGCGGCTGCTGCAGCTACCAGGGAGCGCTGCACCTCATGCGCTCCGGCGCCGTCGGCGTTCTCGTGGGCGTCGGCCCCGGCCACGCATGCACCTCGCGTCGCGTGCTCGGTATCGGCGTTCCGCAGGCGACCGCGATCGCTGACGCGGCCGCGGCCCGCACCCGCTTCCTCGAGGAGACCGGCAAGTACTGCCACATCATCGCGGACGGCGGTATGCGCACCGGCGGCGACCTCGCCAAGGCGATCGCCGTGGGCGCAGACGCCATCATGATCGGCTCGCCGCTCGCGAGCGCCTCCGAGGCGCCCGGCCGTGGCTTCCACTGGGGCATGGCGACCTTCCACCCCGACCTTCCCCGCGGCACGCGCGTCCAGGCCGGCATCCGCGGCACACTCGAGGAGATCCTCCTCGGCCCGGCACACCAGAACGACGGTACGCTCAACCTGCTCGGCGGCCTGCGTACCTCGATGGCGACGACCGGCTACGAGAACCTCAAGACCTTCCAGAAGGCCGAGGTCATGGTCGCCCCGTCGCTGCAGACCGAGGGCAAGGTACTCCAGAACACCCAGGGCGTCGGGATGGGCCGCTAG
- the guaA gene encoding glutamine-hydrolyzing GMP synthase — protein sequence MIQQHDAQPTVFVLDFGAQYAQLIARRVREARVYSEIVPFDITADEVLARMPAAIILSGGPASVYAEGAPHMDPAILDLGIPVLGFCYGIQEMALHLGGEIPKTDIGEYGFAELEVTAPGCRLLDGLPDTSQVWMSHRDSVGTAPEGFVVTARTGTTAVAAMEHPERGLYATQFHPEVAHTEHGQQIIRTFLHDIAGIAPLWTMVNIIDDAVDTIRAQVGDARVICGLSGGVDSSVVAALLHRAIGDQLTCVFVDHGMLRLDEASQVVRTFRDQFHIDLVHVSAEDRYLGLLEGVTDPERKRHIIGEEFWKVFFEEATTLEGVKFLAQGTLYPDVIESGGRGGKATAKIKSHHNLIPFPEGVHFDLIEPLKALFKDEVRAVGSELGLPDEIVHRQPFPGPGLAVRIIGEITHEKLDTLRRADAIVREEIGAWDENREVWQYFAVLPDIRSVGVMGDERTYGHPIIIRAVASADAMTADWARLPHDLLAKMSNRIINEVDGINRVAYDITSKPPGTIEWE from the coding sequence TTGATCCAGCAGCACGACGCGCAGCCCACCGTCTTCGTCCTCGACTTCGGCGCGCAGTATGCGCAGCTGATCGCTCGCCGCGTGCGTGAAGCGCGGGTGTACTCCGAGATCGTCCCGTTCGACATCACCGCCGATGAGGTGCTGGCGCGCATGCCCGCCGCCATCATCCTGTCGGGCGGTCCGGCCTCGGTCTACGCCGAGGGCGCGCCGCACATGGACCCCGCGATTCTCGATCTGGGCATCCCGGTGTTGGGCTTCTGCTATGGCATCCAAGAGATGGCGCTGCACCTAGGTGGCGAGATCCCCAAGACCGACATCGGCGAGTACGGATTCGCCGAGCTCGAGGTCACGGCGCCCGGGTGCCGTCTGCTCGACGGCCTGCCGGACACCAGCCAGGTCTGGATGAGCCACCGCGACAGCGTGGGCACGGCGCCCGAGGGCTTCGTCGTCACCGCCCGCACCGGAACCACCGCCGTTGCCGCGATGGAGCACCCCGAGCGGGGCCTCTACGCGACGCAGTTCCACCCGGAGGTCGCGCACACCGAGCACGGCCAGCAGATCATCCGCACCTTCCTGCACGACATCGCAGGCATCGCGCCGCTGTGGACGATGGTCAACATCATCGACGACGCAGTCGACACGATCCGCGCACAGGTCGGTGACGCGCGCGTCATCTGCGGCCTGTCCGGCGGCGTGGACTCAAGCGTCGTCGCCGCGCTCCTGCACCGCGCGATAGGCGACCAGCTCACCTGCGTCTTCGTAGACCACGGCATGCTGCGTCTCGATGAGGCGAGCCAGGTCGTACGCACCTTCCGCGACCAGTTCCACATCGACCTGGTGCACGTGAGCGCTGAGGACCGCTACCTCGGTCTGCTCGAGGGCGTCACCGACCCGGAGCGCAAGCGCCACATCATCGGCGAGGAGTTTTGGAAGGTCTTCTTCGAGGAAGCCACCACGCTTGAGGGCGTGAAGTTCCTCGCCCAGGGCACGCTCTACCCCGACGTCATCGAGTCCGGCGGGCGCGGCGGCAAGGCGACCGCCAAGATCAAGAGCCACCACAACCTGATTCCGTTCCCTGAGGGCGTGCACTTCGACCTCATCGAGCCGCTCAAGGCGCTCTTCAAGGACGAGGTACGCGCCGTGGGCTCAGAACTCGGCCTTCCCGATGAGATCGTCCACCGGCAGCCCTTCCCGGGCCCAGGCCTCGCAGTGCGCATCATCGGCGAGATCACGCACGAGAAGCTCGACACGCTGCGTCGTGCCGACGCCATCGTTCGCGAAGAGATCGGCGCGTGGGACGAGAACCGCGAGGTGTGGCAGTACTTCGCCGTGCTTCCCGACATCCGAAGCGTCGGCGTGATGGGTGACGAGCGCACCTACGGCCACCCGATCATCATCCGAGCGGTCGCCTCGGCTGACGCGATGACGGCTGACTGGGCGCGCCTGCCTCACGACCTGCTTGCGAAGATGAGCAACAGAATCATCAACGAGGTCGACGGCATCAACCGTGTCGCCTACGACATCACGAGCAAGCCGCCGGGCACCATCGAGTGGGAGTAG